Proteins from one Impatiens glandulifera chromosome 2, dImpGla2.1, whole genome shotgun sequence genomic window:
- the LOC124924398 gene encoding transcription factor MYB1-like, which translates to MEVEGSGFSFGSGHDLGLGVKKGAWSAEEDLLLTRYINKNGEGKWHLVPKNAGLNRCRKSCRLRWLNYLNPHIKRGSFAEDEIDLIVKLHKLLGNKCEKGLGKEVVVMMMEFAVENMGIHGFEKVSHSHVFKEESLLSSNHVTSTKGLLDALVVKLTSMNVVWFWLEKEKAHKCHVFSQYFEALF; encoded by the exons ATGGAAGTAGAAGGTTCTGGTTTTAGTTTTGGTTCTGGTCATGATTTGGGTTTAGGAGTGAAAAAAGGTGCATGGTCAGCTGAAGAAGATCTTCTCCTCACTCGCTATATTAACAAGAACGGAGAAGGAAAGTGGCACCTTGTTCCAAAAAATGCAG GATTGAACCGGTGCAGAAAGAGTTGTAGATTGAGATGGTTGAACTATTTAAACCCACATATAAAAAGGGGAAGCTTTGCTGAAGATGAGATTGATCTTATTGTTAAGCTTCACAAATTGCTGGGCAACAA GTGTGAAAAGGGGCTAGGAAAGGAAGTTGTTGTCATGATGATGGAATTTGCAGTTGAGAATATGGGGATACAT GGATTCGAAAAAGTTTCTCATAGTCATGTCTTCAAAGAG GAATCTTTGCTGTCATCAAATCATGTTACATCGACAAAAGGATTGTTGGATGCCTTGGTGGTGAAGTTG ACGAGCATGAATGTTGTATGGTTTTGGCTAGAAAAAGAAAAGGCACACAAATGTCATGTCTTCTCACAATATTTTGAG GCCTTATTCTGA